A genomic stretch from Leptotrichia sp. HSP-536 includes:
- a CDS encoding alpha/beta hydrolase-fold protein, protein MKKILLFLIMFGILLSTANVFSETTTTLKTEKIKYPKGIKNITSVTEVFGTGQQITHIIVEFNEKVVNSQLTKDTFAVSDRTIEKIYSNNRPEKTNIVKDGKYVIIELNPKDEGASLRVESGPEIGFQMKRATSRITQKEDILFTNGKKMAKNIAILENNKTKDLIVENFKQFVFRDTKTGINLKYNLYIPKNYDKNKKYPLVLFMHDMGVLSEDTKATLLQGNGAVSFAAPEEQIKHEAFVLAPQYSKQVVDDNGNITTDLETTVNLIRDYLLTRYSIDDKKIYATGQSMGGMMAIIMNYKYPELFAASYLVACQWNEKEVAPMAKNNLWIMVSTGDEKAYPGMNAITSELIKKGAIVTREAWKADYTNEQFLEAARKVISQKSNIKYTTFEKGTNPYLAKNSNPGSEHAGTWKVAYNIPGVKDWIFSQSKQ, encoded by the coding sequence ATGAAAAAAATATTATTATTTTTAATAATGTTCGGGATACTGTTATCAACGGCAAACGTTTTTTCAGAAACTACTACTACATTGAAAACTGAAAAAATAAAATATCCTAAAGGCATAAAAAATATAACATCTGTTACAGAAGTATTTGGAACAGGACAGCAAATTACACATATTATTGTAGAATTTAATGAAAAAGTTGTAAATTCTCAACTGACAAAAGATACTTTTGCCGTATCAGATAGAACTATCGAAAAAATTTATTCAAATAATCGTCCGGAAAAAACTAATATTGTAAAAGATGGAAAATACGTTATTATTGAATTAAATCCAAAAGATGAAGGAGCTTCACTCCGTGTGGAAAGTGGTCCAGAAATAGGTTTTCAAATGAAACGGGCTACATCCAGAATCACACAAAAAGAAGATATTTTATTTACAAATGGAAAAAAAATGGCAAAAAATATAGCAATTCTTGAAAACAATAAAACAAAAGATTTAATAGTAGAAAATTTTAAACAATTTGTATTTAGGGATACAAAAACTGGAATAAATCTTAAATATAATTTATATATTCCTAAAAATTATGATAAAAATAAAAAATATCCACTTGTATTATTTATGCACGATATGGGAGTTTTAAGTGAAGATACAAAAGCAACTTTATTACAAGGAAATGGCGCAGTATCATTTGCAGCGCCTGAAGAACAAATAAAACACGAAGCATTTGTACTTGCACCACAATATTCAAAGCAAGTTGTAGATGACAATGGAAATATAACAACTGATTTGGAAACAACTGTTAATTTGATAAGAGACTATTTACTTACAAGATATAGTATTGATGACAAAAAAATTTATGCAACGGGACAATCGATGGGTGGAATGATGGCAATTATTATGAATTATAAATATCCAGAACTGTTTGCCGCTTCATATTTAGTAGCTTGTCAATGGAATGAAAAAGAAGTCGCTCCTATGGCAAAAAATAACTTATGGATTATGGTTTCAACTGGAGATGAAAAAGCTTATCCAGGAATGAACGCAATTACAAGTGAACTTATTAAAAAAGGTGCAATTGTAACAAGAGAGGCTTGGAAAGCAGATTATACAAATGAACAATTTTTGGAAGCAGCGAGAAAAGTTATTAGTCAAAAATCAAATATTAAATATACAACTTTTGAAAAAGGAACAAATCCCTATTTGGCTAAAAATTCTAATCCTGGTTCAGAACATGCAGGAACTTGGAAAGTAGCCTACAATATTCCAGGTGTAAAAGACTGGATATTTTCGCAATCAAAACAATGA